In Elaeis guineensis isolate ETL-2024a chromosome 1, EG11, whole genome shotgun sequence, a genomic segment contains:
- the LOC105040133 gene encoding LOW QUALITY PROTEIN: glutamate--tRNA ligase, cytoplasmic (The sequence of the model RefSeq protein was modified relative to this genomic sequence to represent the inferred CDS: substituted 1 base at 1 genomic stop codon), giving the protein MEITVAFSADCPPLPVIAAARVAGVLFSTDPTLPPGSAPVFRFDSGLKLQGTNTLLRYNGRVAAVPNFYGRDVLESGQIDEWLEFAPIFLCGSEFESACAHVDGYLNLRTFLVGYSLSIADIAVWSGLAGTGQRWESLRKSKKYQNLVRWFHGIAVEYGDSLNEVTATYVGRRGLGKLHAAKPTGVASGSNPAFKGKETNGPVVSKENAAAFEVDLPGAKIGEVCLRFAPEPSGYLHIGHTKAALLNQYFAQRYQGRLLICFDDTNPSKESNEFVENLLKDIKTLGIKYDAVTYTSDYFPQLINMAESLIWKRKAYVDDTPREQMQKERMEGIESRCRNNTIDENLALWKEMIAGSERGMQCCLRGKLEMQDPNKSLRDPVYYRFNPDPHHRIGSKYIVYPTYDFACPFVDSIEGVTHALRSSEYHDRNAQYHRILEDMGIRKVQIYEFSRLNMVYTLLSKRKLLWFVQNGKVEGWDDPRFSTVQGIVRRGLKIEALIQFILQQGASKNLNLMEWDKLWTINEKIIDPICPRHTAVLEENRVMLLLTDGPENPFVRIIPRHKKFEGAGTKATTYTKRIWIDYADALSITEGEEVTLMDWGNAIIKEIKNDNGQITHLIGVLHLEGSVKTTKLKLTWLPEMDELVRLSLVEFDYLIKKKKLEEGEDFFDNLNPCTRXETSALGDSNMHNLKRGEILQLERKGYYRCDVPFLRPSKPIVLFAIPDGRQQTSLN; this is encoded by the exons ATGGAGATAACGGTCGCGTTCTCCGCTGATTGCCCGCCGCTTCCGGTCATCGCCGCAGCGAGGGTCGCCGGCGTGCTTTTCTCCACCGACCCCACCCTCCCTCCAGGCTCCGCGCCCGTTTTCCGCTTCGATTCcg GATTGAAATTGCAAGGAACAAACACGCTCCTACGATATAATGGGCGGGTTGCAGCAGTTCCCAATTTCTATGGCCGGGATGTGCTTGAATCAGGACAG ATTGATGAATGGCTTGAGTTTGCTCCAATATTTCTTTGTGGCTCGGAATTTGAGAGTGCTTGTGCCCATGTGGATGGCTATCTAAACCTGCGGACTTTTTTGGTTGGATATAGTTTGTCTATTGCTGACATAGCAGTATGGTCAGGTCTTGCAG GTACTGGACAGAGATGGGAAAGCCTTaggaaatcaaaaaaatatcaaaatctagTTCGTTGGTTCCATGGCATTGCAGTGGAATATGGTGATTCTCTCAATGAAGTCACAGCTACTTATGTTGGGAGAAGAGGGTTAGGCAAGTTACATGCAGCTAAGCCTACTGGAGTAGCATCAGGCAGTAATCCAGCTTTTAAGGGAAAGGAGACAAACGGGCCAGTTGTTTCAAAGGAAAATGCTGCTGCATTTGAAGTAGATCTTCCTGGTGCAAAAATTGGGGAAGTATGCTTGCGATTTGCCCCAGAGCCTAGTGGGTACCTCCACATTGGGCACACAAAGGCTGCTCTTCTGAACCAGTATTTTGCTCAGAGATATCAAGGGCGGCTACTTATTTGCTTTGATGATACAAACCCATCAAAAGAAAGCAATGAGTTTGTAGAGAATCTGCTAAAAGATATCAAAACATTGGGCATCAAATATGATGCTGTTACTTATACATCTGATTATTTTCCTCAGTTGATCAACATGGCTGAAAGCTTGATTTGGAAGAGAAAAGCATATGTGGATGATACACCTCGGGAGCAGATGCAGAAAGAGAGGATGGAAGGCATAGAGTCAAGGTGCAGGAATAATACTATTGATGAGAATCTAGCATTATGGAAAGAGATGATTGCAGGGTCTGAAAGAGGTATGCAGTGCTGTTTACGAGGTAAATTGGAGATGCAGGACCCAAACAAGTCGCTTCGAGATCCTGTTTATTACCGTTTCAATCCAGATCCTCATCATCGTATTGGATCCAAGTATATAGTCTATCCAACCTATGATTTCGCTTGTCCATTTGTTGATTCCATTGAAGGTGTGACCCATGCCCTTCGCTCAAGTGAATACCATGATCGCAATGCACAATATCATCGGATTCTTGAGGATATGGGCATCCGGAAAGTCCAAATATATGAATTCAGCAGATTGAATATGGTATACACGCTTCTTAGCAAGCGTAAACTTCTTTGGTTTGTTCAAAATGGGAAAGTCGAGGGATGGGATGATCCTCGGTTCTCTACCGTGCAGGGCATAGTACGCAGAGGTTTGAAAATTGAGGCATTAATACAGTTCATTCTTCAACAG GGTGCTTCTAAAAATCTGAACCTTATGGAGTGGGACAAGCTGTGGACCATCAATGAGAAGATAATTGATCCAATATGCCCAAGACATACAGCTGTCCTTGAAGAAAATCGTGTGATGTTGCTTCTTACAGATGGTCCAGAGAACCCATTTGTCCGCATCATTCCTAGGCATAAGAAATTTGAGGGTGCTGGGACAAAAGCTACAACATACACAAAGAGAATATGGATTGATTATGCTGATGCATTATCAATCACAGAGGGTGAGGAGGTAACATTAATGGATTGGGGGAATGCTATCATAAAAGAAATCAAGAATGACAATGGGCAGATCACACATCTGATTGGAGTTTTACACCTTGAAGGTTCTGTTAAAACTACAAAGCTGAAGCTTACATGGCTTCCTGAAATGGATGAGTTAGTTCGTCTTTCACTGGTTGAATTCGACTACTTgataaagaagaaaaag CTGGAAGAAGGAGAGGACTTTTTTGATAACCTTAATCCTTGCACCAGATGAGAAACTTCAGCCCTTGGGGATTCCAACATGCATAATCTGAAGCGAGGAGAGATACTTCAGCTCGAAAGGAAGGGCTATTACAGATGCGATGTACCTTTCCTTAGACCTTCAAAGCCCATTGTTTTGTTTGCAATTCCAGATGGTCGACAACAGACATCATTGAACTGA